The Bacillus vallismortis genome window below encodes:
- the terS gene encoding phage terminase small subunit, with the protein MTEKHIQAYKDYVKGMKYKDLAEKYGVSVNTIKSWKQRHGWERKKGAPSEKRVHTKKGGQPGNKNAVGNNGGAPQRNQNAVTHGFFSKFLPEETLEIMEEIQERSPADMIWDQIQIQYAAILRAQRIMFVQDKDDMTKVLKKEKPGAFGDEQEWEFQFAWDRHATFLNAQSRAMGELRSLIKQFDQLAHEQDERRLKLEQMRLNIEKAKKDIDGDNGNSQENEVAAMLRKMVKPHGT; encoded by the coding sequence ATGACCGAAAAGCACATTCAGGCGTATAAGGATTACGTCAAAGGCATGAAATACAAGGACCTTGCCGAAAAATACGGAGTGTCAGTGAACACCATTAAATCATGGAAACAGCGGCATGGTTGGGAAAGGAAAAAGGGTGCACCCTCTGAAAAAAGGGTGCACACAAAAAAAGGCGGGCAACCGGGCAACAAAAATGCAGTCGGGAATAACGGCGGCGCACCACAGAGGAATCAAAATGCTGTGACTCACGGCTTTTTCTCTAAATTCTTGCCAGAAGAGACGCTTGAAATCATGGAAGAGATTCAGGAACGTTCGCCTGCCGATATGATATGGGATCAGATACAGATTCAATATGCAGCTATTCTCCGGGCGCAGCGCATTATGTTCGTGCAGGATAAGGATGACATGACCAAAGTTTTGAAAAAAGAGAAGCCGGGTGCGTTTGGTGATGAGCAAGAATGGGAGTTCCAATTCGCTTGGGATCGTCATGCAACATTCCTGAACGCTCAGTCTCGGGCAATGGGTGAGCTCCGGAGCTTGATAAAGCAATTTGATCAGCTGGCCCATGAACAAGATGAACGGCGCCTTAAATTGGAGCAAATGCGCTTGAATATCGAGAAGGCGAAGAAAGATATTGACGGTGATAACGGAAACTCTCAAGAAAATGAAGTTGCTGCCATGCTGCGGAAGATGGTGAAACCTCATGGAACTTAA
- a CDS encoding sigma-70 family RNA polymerase sigma factor: MTDQMIAWEIEEWIRDYKFMLREIKRLNRVLNKVDFISTKLTATYGDEAGMPRGSAGVSQAELRQMDRRERRLHKYESIVHYLDNAMEHIEEEKHRIVYDCMMEGMSYTAIANHLDCSRDTIRKIKTAIIGNIVNKVKEANFLQYLNSFKSAV; the protein is encoded by the coding sequence ATGACAGATCAAATGATTGCATGGGAGATTGAGGAATGGATTCGTGATTATAAATTCATGCTCCGGGAGATCAAAAGGCTCAACCGTGTGTTGAACAAAGTAGACTTTATTAGCACAAAGCTCACTGCAACATACGGGGATGAAGCGGGCATGCCAAGGGGATCAGCAGGCGTCAGTCAGGCAGAATTGCGACAGATGGACCGAAGAGAAAGACGGCTTCACAAATATGAATCTATTGTGCATTACCTGGACAACGCCATGGAACACATCGAAGAAGAAAAGCACCGTATCGTTTATGATTGCATGATGGAGGGCATGAGCTACACTGCTATCGCAAACCACCTTGATTGCTCCCGGGATACCATCAGAAAGATCAAAACAGCCATAATCGGCAACATCGTCAATAAAGTCAAAGAAGCCAACTTTCTGCAATATTTGAACTCGTTTAAATCGGCGGTGTAA
- a CDS encoding dUTP diphosphatase, which translates to MNLQKMFEMQKVLDERIIKEKGLEGQDLLPNLILALQVELAECANEWRGFKHWSNDREPRTKIEHFCPTCEGTGDENYQMNLDSLLEGRGAEPYSKCQDCNGSGKIGESNPLLEEYVDCLHFILSIGNRLGWNDTDTIDAVVVQHLISDKGFDTAKTFSCLLSIAYGFHFSNVEKRTYISLFTTFFELGNKLGFKWEQIEAAYMEKNAVNHKRQQEGY; encoded by the coding sequence ATGAATCTACAAAAAATGTTCGAAATGCAAAAGGTGCTTGATGAACGGATCATCAAAGAAAAGGGGCTGGAAGGTCAGGACTTGTTGCCAAACCTCATTCTTGCTTTACAAGTGGAGCTGGCCGAGTGTGCGAATGAATGGCGCGGCTTTAAGCATTGGAGTAATGACCGGGAGCCACGGACGAAAATAGAGCATTTTTGCCCAACATGCGAAGGTACTGGCGATGAAAATTATCAAATGAATTTAGATAGCTTGCTGGAAGGTCGTGGAGCTGAACCTTATTCAAAATGCCAGGACTGTAACGGTAGTGGAAAGATAGGTGAATCGAATCCATTGCTTGAGGAATACGTGGACTGCCTGCATTTTATCTTGAGCATTGGGAACCGGCTTGGCTGGAATGACACTGACACCATAGATGCTGTAGTCGTGCAGCATTTAATATCTGACAAAGGGTTTGACACAGCAAAAACATTCTCCTGCTTGTTATCCATTGCTTATGGGTTCCATTTCAGCAATGTAGAAAAGCGGACATATATCAGCTTGTTTACAACGTTCTTTGAATTAGGCAACAAGCTCGGCTTTAAATGGGAACAGATCGAAGCTGCTTACATGGAGAAAAACGCCGTCAATCATAAGCGGCAGCAGGAGGGGTATTGA
- a CDS encoding LCI family antimicrobial peptide, whose translation MKLKKVLTGSALSLALLVSAAPAFAATPIVDSTNQKAVTPQAEIKTIYLTANTRGELADVTVFAGVKYYLKDAWQNNDGTWTGLYQGWY comes from the coding sequence ATGAAATTGAAAAAAGTTTTAACTGGTTCTGCATTGTCCCTTGCTTTACTCGTTTCCGCTGCTCCTGCTTTTGCTGCAACCCCTATTGTAGATAGCACTAATCAGAAGGCAGTAACTCCTCAAGCTGAGATAAAAACTATCTATCTCACAGCTAACACTCGCGGAGAACTTGCCGATGTAACAGTATTTGCTGGGGTTAAATACTATTTAAAAGATGCCTGGCAGAACAATGACGGCACATGGACTGGCTTATATCAAGGTTGGTATTAA
- a CDS encoding DNA adenine methylase translates to MGFPRILHYPGSKWSMTDWIISHMPEHKTYVEPFFGSGALFFNKQPSTIETINDLDSSVVNLFKVIRDHPEELARLIEWTPLSREEYYASYDSESGNELEDARRFLIRCWQAIGAKTSDRTGWRSLISSNGPDTAKEWGKLPAKILLVAKRLKEAQIEHQPAVQLLERYKRKEVLIYADPPYIIETRTKRHYKHEMTIDDHVWLLETLDKHPGPVLLSGYAHPVYDERLKHWKREVRQVSAEAGAKREEVLWVNPVAAEQSYFQQSLFSLEARP, encoded by the coding sequence GTGGGGTTTCCGAGAATTTTACACTATCCGGGCAGTAAATGGTCAATGACAGATTGGATCATTAGCCATATGCCTGAGCATAAAACATACGTTGAACCTTTCTTTGGATCCGGAGCATTGTTTTTCAATAAGCAACCTTCGACCATTGAAACGATAAATGATCTGGATAGCAGCGTAGTCAATCTTTTCAAGGTCATTCGGGACCATCCAGAGGAGCTTGCAAGATTGATCGAATGGACGCCGTTATCTAGAGAGGAGTATTACGCCTCCTATGACTCTGAATCAGGCAATGAATTAGAGGACGCCCGTCGATTTCTTATCCGTTGCTGGCAGGCCATAGGAGCAAAAACAAGTGATCGGACAGGCTGGCGTAGCCTCATCAGCAGTAACGGGCCTGACACGGCTAAAGAGTGGGGCAAACTGCCGGCAAAGATATTGTTAGTAGCCAAGCGATTGAAAGAGGCACAGATTGAACATCAGCCAGCTGTCCAGTTGCTTGAAAGATATAAGCGAAAAGAGGTTCTTATTTACGCTGATCCTCCTTATATCATCGAAACACGGACAAAACGGCATTACAAACACGAAATGACGATTGATGATCATGTTTGGTTGCTTGAGACTTTGGACAAACACCCTGGTCCTGTTCTTCTCTCAGGCTATGCTCATCCAGTTTATGATGAACGGCTCAAACATTGGAAAAGAGAAGTGCGGCAAGTATCGGCCGAAGCAGGTGCCAAGCGTGAAGAGGTTTTATGGGTGAATCCGGTTGCTGCTGAACAAAGTTACTTTCAGCAATCTTTATTCAGCTTGGAGGCGCGGCCATGA
- a CDS encoding XtrA/YqaO family protein, which yields MYNPREINLSKDTTIEQAIEPGKIQILILDGNEGTAHVLEAPEHGETIIQTIKGGLSRLDYRIGHKF from the coding sequence ATGTACAACCCAAGAGAAATTAATTTAAGCAAAGATACAACAATCGAACAGGCAATTGAGCCGGGCAAAATACAGATTCTTATTTTAGATGGGAACGAGGGCACTGCACATGTCCTTGAAGCCCCGGAACACGGTGAAACAATCATTCAAACAATTAAGGGCGGTCTGTCTCGTTTAGATTATAGAATCGGCCACAAATTCTAA
- a CDS encoding DUF1064 domain-containing protein, giving the protein MPANKYGARKTQVDGITFDSRAEAKYYEQLKWLKVSKQIKDFKLQPRFLLQEAFKKNGKTFRKIEYIADFEVHNLDGSIEIIDIKGVETKEFAIKRKLYERLYDTPLKVLALDKSLGFIELDELKKLKRKAGKSTVKRGNRRRSAVVGAGRR; this is encoded by the coding sequence ATGCCAGCAAATAAGTACGGCGCCAGAAAAACACAGGTGGACGGCATCACGTTCGACAGCCGGGCCGAAGCCAAATACTATGAGCAACTGAAATGGCTCAAGGTGAGCAAGCAGATAAAAGATTTTAAGCTGCAACCACGGTTCCTGCTGCAAGAAGCATTCAAAAAGAACGGCAAAACTTTTCGGAAGATTGAATATATAGCAGACTTTGAGGTTCATAATCTTGACGGCAGCATCGAGATCATTGACATCAAGGGCGTAGAAACAAAGGAATTCGCCATCAAGCGCAAGTTGTATGAGCGGCTTTACGATACGCCACTCAAGGTGCTGGCTCTGGATAAGTCACTCGGCTTCATCGAGCTGGACGAGCTGAAAAAACTCAAAAGAAAGGCGGGAAAGTCCACTGTTAAACGTGGTAATCGCAGACGATCGGCCGTTGTGGGTGCAGGAAGAAGATAA
- a CDS encoding YopX family protein, translating to MREIKFRAWDENSQEMIYEVGITPEGIPYSIPENAEGCDQFNYFLTCHKMQYTGLKDKNGREIYEGDIVVDGRENSAEVVFDDGCFCVIGYLGDLRTHPLRDSLFCGERFEVIGNIYEDPELPEESHASK from the coding sequence ATGAGGGAAATCAAGTTTCGTGCTTGGGATGAAAACTCTCAAGAGATGATCTATGAAGTAGGAATTACACCGGAGGGCATACCTTATTCAATTCCAGAGAATGCAGAGGGTTGTGATCAATTTAATTATTTTCTAACTTGCCACAAAATGCAATACACCGGATTGAAGGACAAGAACGGCCGTGAGATTTATGAAGGGGATATTGTAGTTGATGGACGCGAGAACTCTGCAGAAGTAGTTTTTGATGATGGCTGTTTCTGTGTAATTGGATATTTGGGAGATTTACGGACCCATCCACTTCGTGATTCCCTATTTTGTGGAGAAAGATTTGAAGTCATCGGCAACATTTACGAAGATCCTGAGCTTCCGGAGGAATCGCATGCCAGCAAATAA
- a CDS encoding ATP-binding protein gives MAINKAVSIDTAFQAMMKGLQAKSRSWETEQGASEEKVEYECSECKDRGVVIYRVHKDTTWNLDKQLDLLVPESMVPEDEFLSGKVCAPDKAREWKDTYSKQCECVKRKKIARLMAASGITEEFEMLLFGNFITDGKPQMIKEAYECAVEYFKDFEKVRRERANSIALLGQPGSGKTHLLTAIMNNLIKKKSIHCMYFPYVEGMSDLKNDFDQLETKLDAMRKVDVLFIDDLFKPVSGKPRATEWQVEQIQSVVNYRYLNHKPLLISSELTTDELLDVDEALGSRIHQMCKYYTVIIQGDRMELNHRLGDWD, from the coding sequence ATGGCTATAAACAAAGCAGTCAGCATAGACACAGCGTTCCAAGCAATGATGAAGGGTCTTCAAGCAAAATCGCGTTCCTGGGAAACAGAACAGGGCGCATCAGAAGAAAAGGTTGAGTATGAGTGTTCAGAGTGCAAGGATCGCGGCGTTGTGATTTATCGGGTTCACAAAGACACAACATGGAATTTAGACAAACAGCTTGATCTATTAGTCCCTGAGAGCATGGTACCGGAAGATGAATTTCTTTCAGGGAAGGTTTGCGCGCCTGATAAAGCCCGGGAATGGAAAGACACCTATTCCAAGCAATGCGAGTGTGTGAAACGGAAAAAAATAGCGCGGCTGATGGCAGCCAGCGGAATTACGGAGGAATTTGAAATGCTCTTATTCGGAAATTTCATTACAGACGGCAAGCCCCAGATGATCAAAGAAGCCTATGAATGTGCGGTCGAATACTTCAAAGACTTTGAGAAGGTCAGGAGGGAGCGCGCCAACAGCATTGCTTTATTGGGACAGCCGGGCAGCGGCAAAACTCACCTGTTAACGGCCATCATGAACAACCTGATAAAGAAGAAATCAATTCATTGCATGTACTTCCCTTACGTTGAGGGCATGAGTGACCTGAAAAACGACTTTGACCAGTTGGAAACTAAGCTGGACGCCATGCGGAAGGTTGATGTGTTGTTCATAGATGACTTATTCAAGCCAGTAAGCGGAAAGCCCCGGGCCACTGAATGGCAAGTCGAACAGATTCAGTCAGTTGTGAATTATCGCTATCTGAACCATAAGCCTTTGTTGATCTCTTCTGAGCTCACAACGGACGAACTACTGGACGTTGACGAGGCGTTGGGCTCTCGGATTCACCAGATGTGCAAATACTACACGGTGATCATTCAGGGAGATCGGATGGAATTAAATCATAGATTGGGTGATTGGGATTGA
- a CDS encoding DnaD domain protein — MNYLKEMNGFMNWLETNPLSATTQALWFHLLHINNKAGWREWFTTSNTTLQAKIGVTENTLIKHRDVLIALKRIEYKSQGRKAGQYRLISFETPVSEQEPSEKPVPEPAPAPKETQEVDPKMKNAFELFENKVARSIGSIEAQRIGYMVDDYGEEKVMEAMKLAFRNKGSNVGLNYIEAILSNPFSQKRKEKQQYGYKQSSQHRHSVPSNDEGSSSKIAFLGNRTGRIRRKG, encoded by the coding sequence ATGAACTACCTGAAAGAAATGAACGGCTTCATGAATTGGCTAGAAACGAATCCGTTGTCTGCTACAACTCAAGCATTATGGTTTCATCTTTTGCACATCAACAACAAGGCAGGGTGGCGGGAGTGGTTCACCACTTCAAATACCACTTTGCAAGCAAAGATAGGGGTCACAGAAAACACCTTAATCAAGCACCGAGATGTACTAATTGCCCTTAAAAGAATCGAATACAAGTCACAAGGGAGGAAGGCAGGGCAATACAGGCTGATATCTTTTGAAACGCCTGTATCGGAGCAGGAACCATCTGAAAAGCCTGTTCCGGAACCTGCACCAGCACCAAAAGAAACGCAGGAGGTTGATCCCAAAATGAAAAACGCTTTTGAGCTATTTGAAAATAAGGTCGCTCGTTCTATCGGCTCCATTGAGGCACAAAGAATCGGCTACATGGTGGATGATTACGGCGAAGAGAAGGTCATGGAAGCAATGAAGCTGGCTTTCAGAAATAAAGGCAGCAACGTTGGCTTGAACTACATTGAGGCGATCCTGTCAAATCCGTTCAGCCAAAAGAGAAAGGAGAAGCAACAGTATGGCTATAAACAAAGCAGTCAGCATAGACACAGCGTTCCAAGCAATGATGAAGGGTCTTCAAGCAAAATCGCGTTCCTGGGAAACAGAACAGGGCGCATCAGAAGAAAAGGTTGA
- a CDS encoding recombinase RecT, translating to MATNQSLKSNIQKKQNSAPAQQQGTTMKGLLSSPAVMNRFEEVLGKRASQFTASILSLYNGEKMLQKAEPMSVISSAMVAATLDLPVDKNLGYAWIVPYGGRAQFQLGYKGYIQLALRTGQYKFINCIPVHEGELQKWNPLTEEIEIDFEKRESDAVIGYAAYFELLNGFRKTVYWTKAQVEKHKKKFSKSDFGWKNDWDAMALKTVLKAILSKWGILSVEMQKAVIEDDEARERIDITDEMSEPEIIDAEVSEEKPSAQDADPFDGKPVDISDDDLPFD from the coding sequence ATGGCTACTAATCAATCGCTAAAAAGCAATATCCAGAAGAAACAAAACAGTGCTCCAGCACAACAACAAGGAACAACAATGAAAGGTCTGCTTTCTTCTCCGGCAGTCATGAATCGTTTCGAAGAAGTTCTAGGGAAAAGGGCTTCCCAATTCACAGCGTCAATTCTGAGCCTTTACAACGGTGAAAAAATGCTCCAAAAGGCAGAACCTATGAGCGTAATTTCATCGGCTATGGTGGCGGCTACGCTTGATCTGCCAGTGGATAAAAACTTGGGTTATGCCTGGATCGTTCCGTATGGCGGCCGTGCACAATTTCAGCTTGGTTACAAAGGGTACATTCAATTGGCTTTGCGTACGGGTCAGTATAAATTCATCAATTGCATACCGGTCCATGAAGGAGAATTACAAAAATGGAACCCATTAACTGAGGAAATAGAAATTGATTTTGAAAAACGGGAATCAGATGCGGTTATTGGTTACGCTGCTTACTTTGAGCTTTTAAACGGTTTCCGGAAAACAGTGTATTGGACAAAGGCGCAAGTTGAAAAGCATAAAAAGAAGTTTAGTAAGTCGGACTTCGGCTGGAAAAACGATTGGGATGCAATGGCATTAAAAACTGTTTTGAAAGCGATTCTGAGCAAATGGGGCATCTTATCAGTAGAAATGCAGAAGGCTGTCATTGAGGACGATGAGGCACGAGAGCGCATTGACATCACTGACGAAATGTCTGAGCCAGAAATCATTGACGCAGAAGTATCAGAGGAAAAACCAAGTGCGCAGGATGCTGATCCTTTTGACGGCAAGCCTGTTGACATCAGTGACGATGACCTCCCATTTGATTAA
- a CDS encoding YqaJ viral recombinase family protein: MQAEVFASTADMSRDEWLLERRKGIGGSDASVILGINKWQTPFELWLDKTGQVPVSESGSEAAYFGSLLEDVVAKEFEIRSGKKVRRRKAMLKHPNHDFILANVDRMIVGEKAILECKTTSAYNLKEWEDDEIPDSYIVQVQHYLGVLGPEYKKAYFAVLIGGNKFVWKEIERDDELIAMIFQAEIEFWNENVLGGQAPALDGSSAAEEYLKRRYEEAEGGKVVDLTSANKTRIQQYLQLKDQINELQLQAKELENQIKHEMKEAEYGFIGNYQTSWKSVSTNRIDSKKLKEQFPDVYEKVTKEVQFRRFGIKEVS; the protein is encoded by the coding sequence ATGCAAGCAGAGGTTTTCGCTTCGACAGCGGACATGAGTCGGGACGAATGGCTTCTTGAGCGACGGAAGGGCATAGGCGGTTCTGATGCTTCCGTTATTTTAGGCATAAACAAATGGCAAACACCGTTTGAATTGTGGTTAGACAAAACAGGCCAGGTGCCTGTAAGTGAATCAGGCAGTGAAGCTGCATACTTTGGCTCGCTTCTTGAAGATGTTGTTGCAAAAGAGTTTGAGATTCGTAGTGGCAAAAAAGTAAGGCGAAGAAAAGCAATGCTCAAGCATCCTAATCATGATTTTATATTGGCGAATGTTGACCGAATGATCGTTGGTGAAAAAGCCATTTTGGAGTGTAAAACCACGTCAGCATACAACCTAAAAGAGTGGGAAGATGACGAGATTCCTGACAGCTATATTGTTCAGGTCCAACACTATCTAGGAGTGCTAGGACCAGAATATAAAAAAGCATATTTTGCTGTACTGATCGGCGGCAATAAATTCGTTTGGAAAGAGATTGAGCGCGATGACGAGCTTATTGCGATGATCTTTCAAGCAGAGATTGAATTTTGGAATGAAAATGTATTGGGTGGACAGGCTCCGGCGCTTGACGGTTCGAGTGCTGCAGAAGAATATCTCAAGCGACGTTATGAGGAGGCAGAGGGCGGTAAAGTCGTTGATCTCACATCAGCGAATAAAACACGTATTCAGCAATATTTGCAGCTTAAAGATCAGATCAACGAACTCCAATTGCAGGCAAAGGAATTAGAAAACCAGATCAAACACGAAATGAAGGAAGCTGAATACGGCTTCATCGGAAACTATCAAACTAGTTGGAAGTCAGTTTCAACTAACCGGATCGACTCTAAGAAACTCAAAGAGCAGTTTCCGGACGTATACGAGAAAGTCACTAAAGAAGTCCAATTTAGACGCTTTGGAATCAAGGAGGTTAGCTGA
- a CDS encoding YqaH family protein, with amino-acid sequence MKLNQFLKSDVEVAKRKSDSVESMADLLLASLKDGDYEEALDILGSIKANIEDLKRISNKGLLYDTALKMQKRGIDLSLVRRSLG; translated from the coding sequence ATGAAACTCAATCAATTCTTGAAATCCGATGTAGAAGTCGCAAAACGAAAATCAGATTCAGTTGAAAGTATGGCTGATCTATTACTGGCCTCTTTAAAAGATGGTGATTATGAAGAAGCTTTAGATATTCTTGGCAGTATTAAAGCAAATATTGAAGATTTGAAACGCATTTCGAATAAAGGGTTGTTATATGATACGGCATTAAAAATGCAAAAGCGAGGCATTGATTTGTCATTGGTACGCAGGAGCTTAGGCTGA
- a CDS encoding helix-turn-helix transcriptional regulator encodes MSNNPYKLDNLPNIMREVRKAIGFTQYQLGQLLGGKDQQYVSNVEKGLSTLTPELCIKWFEVCGAYEHIDLVHYLFRLHPRATAPVDPALNVSPSKALINFMKQTKESLDAAENIALWLANERPGRVEALPMGDLKEILDLGPAIDTLFYALSRSHGLKMQELAEKWTRKALMDQVAMSKQEERQAMLV; translated from the coding sequence ATGTCGAACAACCCGTATAAACTCGATAATTTACCAAATATTATGCGTGAAGTTAGAAAGGCAATAGGATTCACGCAATATCAGCTGGGGCAACTACTCGGCGGAAAAGATCAGCAGTATGTTTCAAATGTAGAAAAGGGCCTGAGCACACTAACGCCTGAACTCTGTATAAAGTGGTTTGAGGTATGCGGAGCATATGAACACATTGATCTTGTGCATTACTTGTTCCGGCTCCATCCAAGGGCGACAGCGCCAGTCGATCCGGCTTTGAATGTAAGCCCCAGCAAGGCTTTAATCAATTTCATGAAACAGACAAAAGAATCACTTGATGCTGCAGAGAACATTGCACTCTGGTTGGCAAACGAACGGCCCGGCCGTGTCGAGGCTCTCCCCATGGGTGATCTTAAAGAGATTCTTGATCTCGGACCGGCTATTGATACTCTCTTCTATGCCTTATCTAGAAGTCATGGTCTAAAGATGCAGGAGCTTGCAGAAAAGTGGACACGAAAAGCGTTAATGGATCAAGTTGCAATGTCAAAACAAGAGGAAAGGCAGGCTATGCTCGTATGA
- a CDS encoding phage antirepressor, which produces MNQLPKVFNYQDQQVRTVLQDGQPWFVAKDVCNVLNHSNHKVAVSRLDEDEVSKVYLTDSLGRNQKTTVVNEAGLYSLILTSNKPEAKQFKRWITHEVIPTIRKTGGYVANDELFIQTYLPQADENTKLLFKTTLHTMKEQSKQIETMKPKVIFAEAVESSESSVLVGELAKIIQQNGVDIGPNKLFQWLRDNGYLIRKKGESFNLPTQRSMDMGLFEIKKRTVSNLDGSIRTTRTPKVTGKGQIYFVNKFMSSQSA; this is translated from the coding sequence ATGAATCAATTACCAAAAGTATTCAACTATCAAGATCAGCAAGTAAGAACAGTTTTACAAGATGGACAACCTTGGTTTGTCGCAAAGGATGTCTGCAATGTACTAAATCATTCAAATCACAAAGTAGCGGTGTCCCGGCTCGACGAAGACGAGGTAAGTAAAGTTTACCTCACCGATTCATTAGGTCGTAATCAAAAAACAACTGTTGTCAATGAAGCTGGTTTGTATTCACTTATTTTAACTAGTAACAAACCAGAGGCTAAACAATTCAAAAGGTGGATCACTCATGAAGTCATCCCGACAATCAGAAAAACGGGCGGCTACGTTGCAAATGACGAGTTATTCATCCAAACATACTTGCCGCAAGCTGATGAAAACACAAAGCTGCTTTTCAAAACAACTCTTCACACTATGAAAGAGCAAAGCAAACAAATTGAAACCATGAAACCGAAAGTGATTTTCGCTGAGGCGGTTGAATCGTCCGAGTCCTCTGTGCTTGTTGGTGAATTAGCGAAAATCATCCAGCAAAACGGTGTAGATATCGGGCCGAACAAATTATTTCAATGGTTGCGTGACAATGGGTATCTGATTCGCAAAAAAGGTGAGTCATTTAATCTTCCAACTCAACGCAGTATGGATATGGGCCTGTTTGAAATCAAGAAAAGAACTGTAAGCAATCTTGACGGTTCTATTAGGACCACACGCACACCAAAGGTAACCGGTAAAGGTCAGATTTATTTTGTAAATAAATTCATGTCATCTCAATCGGCTTAA
- a CDS encoding helix-turn-helix domain-containing protein: MTRNTMYVQEVADYLGVHHDTIYTMVREKQIPHFRVGRRILFTKQTIEAWREAQEQASMKQAQ; the protein is encoded by the coding sequence ATGACTCGCAACACAATGTACGTTCAGGAAGTCGCTGACTACCTCGGGGTTCACCACGACACGATCTATACAATGGTTCGTGAAAAGCAAATACCTCACTTCCGAGTAGGCAGACGCATTCTTTTTACAAAACAAACTATTGAGGCGTGGAGAGAAGCTCAGGAGCAAGCCAGTATGAAACAAGCGCAATAG
- a CDS encoding helix-turn-helix transcriptional regulator: MKNQNLILARKAKGYTQDELALILNCKKTTISNWENGVSNPTLPIAFKLSEKLGRDINELFLNLKVQETQTTNTA; the protein is encoded by the coding sequence ATGAAAAACCAAAATTTGATTTTAGCTAGAAAGGCAAAGGGCTATACCCAGGATGAATTAGCTTTGATTTTAAATTGCAAAAAGACAACAATAAGCAACTGGGAGAACGGGGTATCAAATCCTACATTGCCTATTGCATTTAAGCTATCTGAAAAACTTGGACGTGATATAAACGAACTTTTTTTAAATTTAAAAGTCCAAGAAACTCAAACAACAAACACAGCATAG
- a CDS encoding helix-turn-helix domain-containing protein: MLPKRLKQRRKDLGLTQTQLAEKVNTKKTTISNYETGYSTPSNEMLSDLADALQTTADYLLGRTDNDSMTINTPVSPDLINDPDLQIAFKEAADFSEEARRQTIDFINYLKEKEKAKGRKIPNSPDE; this comes from the coding sequence ATGCTTCCTAAAAGATTAAAACAACGGAGAAAAGATTTGGGTTTAACTCAAACCCAACTGGCAGAAAAAGTTAACACAAAGAAAACTACAATCTCAAACTATGAGACTGGATACAGCACTCCTTCTAATGAAATGCTTAGTGATTTAGCAGACGCTTTACAAACTACAGCAGATTATTTACTTGGAAGAACGGATAATGATTCAATGACCATTAACACTCCGGTTTCTCCAGACCTCATTAATGATCCGGATCTGCAAATTGCCTTTAAAGAAGCAGCGGACTTTTCTGAGGAAGCTCGTAGACAAACTATTGATTTTATCAACTACCTAAAAGAGAAAGAAAAAGCAAAAGGACGTAAAATTCCAAATTCGCCTGATGAGTAA